From the Hoplias malabaricus isolate fHopMal1 chromosome 13, fHopMal1.hap1, whole genome shotgun sequence genome, the window GATTTACAAACTGTCAGTAAAACTGTGACTGTGGTGGTACACTCAAAGTTATTTTTCAGTATGTTTAATTAGGGAATATGCATATCAGTGTGTTTAATTATCGAATATGAATTGATGGATGATCAGATGGATGCATGGACAAATAGATGAATGGATATCTAAATTGTCAATATCTAAATATTCCACCTACAATCCTAATGTTGTTAATAATTAAGAAACTGAAAAGcaaaatgtgattttaaaagTAGAACTTAATGATCTTGTGGAAAAATATAGAAGACAACAAAAATGTGAAAGTCATACTGGCACAGCTGATTTATAAACCATTTATATACAGATTTTAGTATAATTCTACCTTTTTTGCCTCAATGGCCAGGAACACAGTTcaatgaaaaccacaaaacaaaaacatgattgTACCATACAGCAAGGTACCAATGTAAATAATGGAGAACAAAAGGATCAAAGTGTACTCATCTCACCGTGTACAGAGATAAATTCAGTCTTGTTTGCTTTACGGAAATGGAAGCAGACCACCCAATGAAAACACAGAGACATAAGATGACATAAGGGACAAATTAATCTTCTTCTGGACAGCACAATAGACTTCAAGGTAATTACAGTatcatttacaaatattaaaactgttATGAGAAAAATCTTATTCGATATTTATGAAAGTATAATAAAGAatactctttctctcacacataaTGAAGCCAGGTAAGATTAGAAGGACGTTCATTTAGGTTACAGCTCTTTCATACAGATCTGTGATCAGTTTTGTATAATTAGCCGTGGGGTAAGGGGAGCTGGTTCTAGACTTCCTGTTATGCATATCTAAGAGCCATTCTCTCTCATATAGTTGTGGAAGCAGGTGAGGCATGTGGTGGAGGCGGGGATGGTGTGTAGTGGAGTGGGTTAGAGGTTGCAGGTGACAGGAACAGATCAAAGTCAAAAAGGTGATGAGGAAGATAAAATGACAAACATAAATGTTACCAGACACTCCTCAGGAACATAACTCAGTTATAAGTACAGTCTGAAGACGTCAAAGGAACTAGAACATGGAGCTCCCTTGGTGgaaatttttatttgtaatatggGTTTTACTTATGATTACTACAGGTAAGTCCAATAAAATATTAGTGATTAGTGATACAATGAAAAATGTAACAGGCACTTAATgtttattacatgtttattatattttaaaaagtgttcttAGCTTAGCACCTGTTAGAATGTGAActgtcataataataatatttttttactcCCAGGACTTGGACATCATTCTAACCTAACACTTTGTATTTATATCCCTTACCTGATTTTtctacactcagaaaaaaagtacTGTACACATACATTATTGGTCCCTTAAGGtgacatttaaaggtacaacagtggtttaaaaatccagtttTCTTCCCTAAAGGGTCATTACATCCTCTTATACAGAAGAAGTGAAAAGTAAAAATTGAATCTttctttatagaactgtgtaaaattaaagaacATAATGTAAGTCTGGGAGGTTAAATGGGACATATGAAATCAATACAACTTTATAATAGAATaaagtacaattatgttccataACTAAAGGTATTGAATATGTAATCTTGAGTGTACCACAAAAGAGACTGTTTTTCTAACAGTGCAGAATATTTTCACTTAAATAAGTATTTATTTAGCTAATTATGGTGTCGGGGTTATCAACAtatacaaattataaaaatgttgGTTAGCTCACTGCCCAAAAATTTTGTTTATCATTGGTATGAAGAAAGGACTTAATCTTGACTTTTGATTAGGAAAatttaacaggttttaaaatcttGTGAATTTATGGCATGAGCCatttaactgtatttaaaacaaaacaactctGATAATGATTATTCATATACATCATCTtacagaaatgtgtaaataaggTCACATCATGTTTTGGGCATTAGTCAGAATATCAAATGAGTTTTGACTGAACCATCAGTATCTCTGTTATTGGTTCAAATCTCTTACTATTTAGACAGGAATACAAATCTGTTTAATCAGTAGAATTATAGGAGCTGCCTCGCCCAAACAGGTTTCTCAGCATTGTCCAGTTTAGATGTGTTTGTTCCCACTCATGTTTACTTTAAACAAATAATGCCCCTAATACCATGTATATTTACTACTTCATATATCATTGTGTTTAACTGGGCccttctctgcttttttttagGTTCTCTGTCCCAAACAGGTATGTTATTGACACTAACAGCTAATCAATAGGGTAGTGCATACACATTGGAAACAGCCtcaggtgaaatatgtgacacAAATGTGAGAAATGTGGCCCATTGTGGaaatatgtatgtaaatgaacAAGTTATACAACTCCATGAGATGCTTCATACATGAACATATCTTTAAATATCCCCAAGTGGTATATTAGGTATATCCAACcataacattttaatgaaagaaacatttagCCCACATTTCTTGCTTTGCATTGTTCCATGTTCCCCAACAAATGTTGAAGTTTCCCTGTTCATTGATCTCCCTCTTTTCTATCAGTGTGTGGTCAAGCAGTCTACAACAATAAGATCGTGGGAGGGGAAGCTGCTACATCTGGAGCTTGGCCATGGCAAGTCAGCATCCAGTACAGTGGTGGCCATTTCTGTGGAGGAACCCTGATCAACAGCAATTGGGTCCTGTCTGCTGCTCACTGTTTCCAAAGGTACAGAGACCAGTGTCCCAACGTCTAATAAGAGCTTTTAGTATTGAAAGAATTCGACTGCGTACTATGGTTTCTGGGTCAgttgtaaatgagtaaaaaaaactgTGGGAGTGTGAGAATGTTGTGCAGATACGCAATTCAGGGTATAATCAGTGTTCCTCATTCTTCAGAATTTTGTACAGTAAAATCTGTTTCTTAAATGAGTACACACAAATTAAACAGACAATTGTGTATTATTAATTTGGCTCATGAACCTTAGGATTCCCTCtattccttgtttctacaccgTATGTAAGTTCTGTGAATCAGACATCAGAGATGATGGAgaatttgtatgtttttttaggGAACTTTGATGAAGGAAATTTTAAAGTGACAATAAACCTATTGTTTCCTTTTTCAGCTCCCTTACCAATTCACCATCTGCCCTCACAGTGGTTCTGGGACTGTCAAGCCTGCAAGGGACCAATGTGAACAGCAAGAGGGCATCAGTTCATCAAATTTTTGTCCACCAAAGTTATAGTTCCAATACCCATGACAATGACATTGCACTTCTGCAGCTTGGGTCTTCTGTCAACTTCACTGACTACATCCGGCCTGTGTGCCTGGCAGCAGCTAATAGCAATCTGGATGATGGAACACTTGTTTGGGTCACTGGATGGGGAAACATTAACAATGGTGGTAGGTagtcttttattcttttttaaatgcatgtcGATTTTTTGACATTGTTTCAGTAACTATTCCTTTTATGAAATGTAAATCTATCTGGGGGCTGTGGTGGGTACACATAGGCTGGGCCCAATGAATGGGCGTCGGTGGTAGGTGTAGCTGGCTGCTGATCGAATCATAAACAGCCAAAGCAACACCATTGGTATGGGATAGGGTTTAAATGGCCAAAGATAGATGATTACAGACATGTTGTtgttgcaggtaggaagagagtgggacAGACTCTCagctatgtgaagctctaatggattagcatagaatattttacaccttatcctgtgtataattactTTTATCCCTTTGTTTCCACATGACATGGAGGTTATCAGCTCTTATACGTTTTTAATGCTGTAAGTTTCATAGGTTGCTGTTTGAACACTGTTCGTTAATAATTGTCCTTTGTCTCCACAGTAAACCTGCCATATCCCCAGATCCTACAAGAGGTGGAACTGCCCATTGTCAGCAACACAAAGTGTGCAGCTGCCTATGGAAGCACATCCATTACAAGTAACATGTTATGTGCTGGCGTAAGTCAAGGAGGGAAGGATTCATGCCAGGTatgaagacaaacaaacaattacATTAGCCCACAATAAAAACTTCCAACACCAGAAAAGTTAAGACATGgtgcaaaatgtaaacagaaagcAGTATGCAAAtcattaaaactgtatttaattGCAAATAGTACAAAaaaatccagttcagggttgcgatgggtccggagccaacccagaatcattgagcgcaaggcaggaatacaccctggagggggcgccggtccttcacagggcaacacagacattcactcacacctatgaacacttttgactcgccaatcctcctaccaacatgtgtttttggaccgtgggagaaaaccggagcacccggaggaaacccacgtagacaccgggagaacacaccaaacccggagcgagactcgaacccacaacctccaggtctctggagctgtgtgacactacctgctgcaccactgtaccGCCcccatttcaaatgttgaaagtgagaaatgtaattttaaaaaaatatgtgcatattattttttatgCCAGAAACACTTCCAAAAACATTGGGACTAACTGatatttaccactgtgttgcattacttctttttttttttttatcaacacactgttattttttgataaaatattttgagagcagggcggcactgtggcgcagcaggtagtgtcgctgtcacacagctccagggacctggaggttgtgggttcgattcccgctccgggtgactgtctttgaggagttggtgtgttctccctgtgtccgtgtgggtgtgctccggtttcctcccacagtccaaaaacataggtggattggcgactcaaaagtgtccgtaggtgtgagtgaatgtgtgtgtgtcttcgttgccctgtgaaggactggcgccccctccaggacccaccgcgaccctgaattggataagcggttacagataatgaatgaatggatgaatgaattttgaGACCATTTGCTCATTCTTGCTTAAGaaagatttcagctgctcaacagttaGGGTCTCCATTATAGTTACATATTTTTCATGTCAAAATGCATTACGTTTTCAAACCAGTTCCATTCTTCTTTAGATTTAAGGATGTGGCATCCATAATTTCAAAAaagaatttcaaattttgatttgtcacaccacaggacactttccaCTTCAtttcagtccaccttaaaaaaagttCATGCCCAGACAATGTGACAGGTTCCTGGATCTTGTTCATATGTGCTATTTCTCTTTGCATGATAGTGTGGATTGGTTAATAAAAAAGTATTCATAGGGGTGTGTATGATGCTCTAACTGCCATGTGCCAAACGATTCTGGGTTGGCTTTATGGCCACTGCaatcctgaacaggataaaaaatgttactgaaaatgaatgaataatagatGTGTTGTGAAATTCTATTTGGAATTCagttaatttaaaatttaagttaCTCTATTAGCTATTTTCTACTTAAGCacacttttattatttaatgaatGTACAAATATTCTTGCTTTACTGTGGATTTTGGCCATTTTACCTACCTCTGGTACATGGTGTGCTATGGTGGAAAAGCAAGCATATGCCAAAAGTAGCTAATAAGCTAAAGATAGCCATATTTTGTCCATGCAGGGTGACTCTGGAGGTCCACTTGTCATCAAGCTGAGCGCTGGGTGGACTCAGGCTGGGATTGTGAGCTTTGGTAATGGCTGTGGCCTTCCCGGTTTCCCTGGAGTGTACACTAGAGTGTCTCAGTATGCAAACTGGATCAGCAGTATCACCAACAACCAGCCTGGATTTTTTCCAGCCAAGAGTGACAaactcttctctctgtctttatcaCTACTTTTTAGCATCATCCCCCTCTTCTTTTCATTCATAATCTACTAAAACAATATCTGATATTAAAACAAAGTTACTTGTAGCTTTGTGAACATATTTCTTAAAGTAATCAGGGTCATAGAAGAGAATGTGTACTATACTTCATGTTGATTTTTCCAAACACCTAATTTACTTGTAACATGCTATAATAACTTTGATCTACTACATGTTTAAAAGGCAAATTCCACTgttttaaatgatatatttcTACTGTAGTTATATATACTATactaataaatacaaatatccCCAGTATTTTTATTAAGAAAAGAAATTCTTTGGTCTCTCTGATATGCATTACATTTAGTCCATTTCCTACATTAATTGTTAAGGTAGGTTTAAACTTAAAATCATTAAGATTAAACTATGTACATGTTTAATAAATGAGAACCATCATTTAGGATTTTACatataaacatttctcacaACCTTATAGTTCCCCTCACTTAGTAAATTTCTTAACTTCCTCATCTTACCTTGAAGCTGATTTATGAACAATAAGATGATATTAAAATCTGAGATTGattacaggtaaaaaaaaaatctttgtttCTTCTTGT encodes:
- the zgc:123295 gene encoding serine protease 33, with the protein product MELPWWKFLFVIWVLLMITTGSLSQTVCGQAVYNNKIVGGEAATSGAWPWQVSIQYSGGHFCGGTLINSNWVLSAAHCFQSSLTNSPSALTVVLGLSSLQGTNVNSKRASVHQIFVHQSYSSNTHDNDIALLQLGSSVNFTDYIRPVCLAAANSNLDDGTLVWVTGWGNINNGVNLPYPQILQEVELPIVSNTKCAAAYGSTSITSNMLCAGVSQGGKDSCQGDSGGPLVIKLSAGWTQAGIVSFGNGCGLPGFPGVYTRVSQYANWISSITNNQPGFFPAKSDKLFSLSLSLLFSIIPLFFSFIIY